AAATAATAGATGGAGGAACACCGGGACCTGGAACTGTCAACTGACCTGTGTAAAATAAGTTCTGGACTTTCTTGTTTCTTGATTTTTGGTTTTAAAACAGCAGTTTGACTCAAGGTATTTGCCAAACCATAAGCATTTCCGCCAAATGCATTATAATCATGAATAAAATCACTGACACAATAACTTCTCTTATAGATTATTTTGGAGGCCAAATCTTCGACTCCAGCATGACTTTCAAGCCTTGATATCATTTCAAATAAAATTTTTTTCTCGAGTTTCCTCAGAGTCTTCGATATGAATCGCCAATGGCATCAACAGAAATATGTTTTCACATCCCTCAGGCGCTACATTAGGGTCAGTCTTTGAAGGACAACAACAATAAAACAAAGGATTTTTCTGGCCACTTTTTCTCACCATAAATGGTTTCAATATGCTCATCCAGATCATGTTCAAAAAATAACGTATGATGTTTTAAGGTCGGGATTCTTTCCTTAATTCCGAGATAATAAATCAAACAGGAGGGAGCAAAGGTTTTACCTTTCCAGTAATCTTCTCTGTAGTTCCGAAATTCCTGTGGCAATAAAGATTCTGTATGATGGTAATCTGATGAAGAGATGATGTAATCAAAATTGTGCCTTACACCATTTATGGTTAAATAGGAGACATTGTTTCTTGTACATCAATTTTTTCTACCGTTTGGCTGAAGTGAAATTTGGCCCCCTTGATGTTCTGCCACTGTCTTCATAGCTAAAACTAACTGATAAAAACCGCCCATCGGATAATGAGTGCCAAGAGCATAACCCCCATAGTTCATTAAACTATAGAGAGCAGGTATATTTTTTGGAGATGCTCCTAAAAAGATCACCGGAAATTCCATGATAGTCCTTAGGTTGTGGTTGGTAAAATATTTGGACACATACTTCCTGAAGTTTGTTAGAAGATCTAATTTTATAGCAGAGCTGGCTATTTCAGGACTTACAAATTCGAGCCAATTGTGACACGGTTTCCTAATAAAATCCCTCATTCCAACTTCATATTTGAATTTCGCAGATTCCATGAACTTGTCCAGCTGAGCACCGGAAACCAACTTCTTGTTCTTCAAATAATTCTTTCAATTCCTCGTACTTTTCTGGAATACAAATGCTTTGACTGTCAAACTTGATTTCAAATTGTGGATTTAAGGATACTAAATCTAGAAAATCAGTGGTCTTATACCCAAAATCAGAAAAGAAATCATCAATAATGTCCGGCATCCAATACCAACTAGGTCCCATATCAAAAACAAAACCTTCGTCAGTGGTAAACTGCCTTGCACGTCCTCCTGGCTGATTATGTTTCTCGAAAACATGAACTTCATGACCATCTTGAGCAGTATAGGCAGCTGCCGATAAGCCCGAAAAACCAGAACCAATTATTGCAATCCTCTTTTTTGATTTATTATTCAACATTTCGATCTTGTATATCTGGATTTATGAATCCGCTTGTTTTTTTCAAACCTTCACTGAGCAAATCTTCTCCTTCGATGTTTTTATCATATAGCTCTTTATGGAATACACTCAGTTTATTTAGTAACCGAATCAATGTCATTTTTTCTGAAAGGGTGAGGTCACCAGAAACAATTTTAGTAGCCTCTCTAATCTTTCCCATATGTTTCTCTAATTCATCTTTCCCAGCTTTTGTAATAAATATCAACTTGCTCCTTTTGTCCTTTTCAGATTCTACCTGATCTACCCATCCATGTTTGATTAACCTATTTATAATTTGATTACCCACAGGCTTTTCATGAACATTTTTACGTATGAGGTCCATTTTCGACATGGGACCAAAAGAATTTAGATTGATCAGATAAATAAAATCCTCCTGTCCTGAAAAATCAGACCCTTGAATAGCTGCTTTTGAATATGATTTGCCATATCTATTCATATGAACAATAAAAGTACTTATTACACTATCCGCACTTCTTCCATTTATCTTACCTTCCCAATCCGGTTCTGATTCTTCAGTTGATCTCCTTTGAGTATCTGCAATCCAATCTTTAAATCCTTGGATATCATTTTGATAAAGAGCTGATTCTTTGCTTTCTTCTTCAAATTCTGCAATTAGCTCGACTAAATCTTTTAGAAAGTTGATTTCCATAAATATTTAATATAGTACAAATATAAACTAAAAATGTTTTAAATAATTTAAAAATAGTATAAAAATATACTAAATAAGCCCTGATTAATATTTGAATAAGTATAAACCATAAAAAAAGGGGAAATACTTAAATAACCCCTTTTATTTCTTAAATGAGAAACTGTCCATTACAAATCACTTATTCTTTTACCTTCTAGGCTAGTAAATCTGGGATTTTTGGCTTGTCCGATCTGTTGATTTTTATAAATGCTTGTATTCCCAGATAACAAGTAGGATACTACGCATGCTATTGCCACATATACTCCACACTCTACGCCAAACAGTTCGATTGCCATTATCGTACAAGCAATTGGAGTATTTGTTGCGCCAGCGAATACGGCTACAAATCCCATTCCTGCCAGTAAAGCCAAAGGTAGAGGAATGAATAAGGCTAAAGCATTTCCTAAGGTTGCTCCAATAAAGAACAAAGGAGTGACCTCTCCACCTTTAAATCCTGCGGATAGAGTGATGATGGTGAAAATCATTTTTAAAGCAAAATCATAGGATGGCAGTTGATTGGAAAATGCCTCCTCAATAACTGGTATTCCTAATCCTATATATTTTGTACTCCCCATCAAGAATACTGCAGCAGCAACGATAATACCGCCAACCACAGGACGCAATGGCGGATAAGTGATTTTCGTCCTGAAGATATCAGATGTTTTATGCATTAATTTACTGAATGTTGCTGCACAAATTCCGAAGATTATTCCAGCAATAATTGCATAGAGTAGGTTTGGAAGAGATAATTCAGGTACGAAATCAATATGGTAATGGGTATGCTTTGCCTGCCATAATTTGGTGATCCAATCTGCAAATGCTGCGGTTAGGAATGCTGGAAAGATTGCATTATATCTTATTCTGCCCAGTAAAAAGAATTCCATTCCAAAAATTGCCCCTGCCAACGGAGTACCAAAGACAGAACCAAATCCTCCCGCGACGCAGCAATCAATAAAATCTTTCTATCCGATGAACTTAGCCTGAAAGGCTTTGAAAATTGATCCGCTAT
The Sphingobacterium daejeonense genome window above contains:
- a CDS encoding phytoene desaturase family protein — translated: MLNNKSKKRIAIIGSGFSGLSAAAYTAQDGHEVHVFEKHNQPGGRARQFTTDEGFVFDMGPSWYWMPDIIDDFFSDFGYKTTDFLDLVSLNPQFEIKFDSQSICIPEKYEELKELFEEQEVGFRCSAGQVHGICEIQI
- a CDS encoding MarR family winged helix-turn-helix transcriptional regulator — encoded protein: MEINFLKDLVELIAEFEEESKESALYQNDIQGFKDWIADTQRRSTEESEPDWEGKINGRSADSVISTFIVHMNRYGKSYSKAAIQGSDFSGQEDFIYLINLNSFGPMSKMDLIRKNVHEKPVGNQIINRLIKHGWVDQVESEKDKRSKLIFITKAGKDELEKHMGKIREATKIVSGDLTLSEKMTLIRLLNKLSVFHKELYDKNIEGEDLLSEGLKKTSGFINPDIQDRNVE